CAAAAGGTGTGTCTTTTTCTTATTCCACCAGATTTCCTTTCTCTCATATGAAAGATCCTCAGAAATGACAATGGGAAATATGAATCATTGAAATTTACCCTGTGATCCAATTCCTGAAGAGATAACAGCCACAACTGAGATGATTAGACATGTAGTGTTTACTTGATGATGTTCTGTACTTCTAGGATCCTTCAAAGCATGAAACTGCATATTTTAGAAACTAAACTTCCTAGCAGCTTTTAATCTTTTGTAGTAAGCAGACAAAATACAATTTATTGCCACACAGGAGCCATCCACAGCTAATTTGTCCACAGTCAAGTTTTACTGTAAAGGACAATTCAACTGGAAGATCTTTATCTATGGTTGTTTATTATAatttagttttagaattttttttaaaaatagagaagttCTTAGCTTCACAAATCCAACAGTTGATTTTGCATATATGAGGAGGGAGCAGAAAAGTCTTCCCTTCAAGTGTTGTCATCTGAAAAGATTTGCTCAGGAGTTACCATAGTCAATGGAAAACTCTTTTCTCTGCATTGTAAAGCTCTGTTCccctttattttagaaaaattcttttctcattaatGGATTCTATGAACTGTCCTAACATGCCAACGAATATCAGCAACCTCTCTTATTTAAATTTCTCACGTTCCCCCCAGTAAATAATTTCCAGAAACAATGAAAGAGTACttcaatataaagaaaattgaattgGCCAAGAAAAACAGGTAGTCAACTAAAAACTGCCATAACACAAAGACTAAGTATGAATCTTTTATAACATGAGAAAACTTCCATCTAACATCACAATAAATTCTTATACTAGATGAATTTACTAGTATAtgaattgatatttatttcttctcctctAACTGCAAATATATTAAACAATTATTTCTTCAACAGTTTCTTTTTCCCCTAGTGATGGCATTTAAAACTGAGTAACAGTATTTAGCACTAAGTatgttagaaaatataaaaaagcctTAAGAAATAGCAACAGTTGATTCATTTTTCATATACCATTTGATTGAGTAAAGTCTTTTTGGGGGGATATAGGTGAACAGAAAGTGTTTTCTTGTCTTTATCAATGCTCTCTATTCTCATTACAGATGGTTAGATCCTGAATTTTATATGAGCTCAGAGTCTCTTGGCAAAACTCTCAAGCTATGAGCACATGCCAAGCTGCTTCATCTGTTCTTTTTGCAATGAGAGCCCTCTCTCATGTTCCCAGATaggtatataaaaaataaatttctaaagtcAAGCAATTTCCTGGCCTTTCATAACTCCTATGTCCCACCTAGTACCCTCCCCCTCCCCAATTTGCCAAATCCatattaaacagtgaaaaagagtCAAGTCTGGAAAATTATCTCTCCTTCTAAGAGGTCTGAACACAGCCTGTGTCCTTCCCTATAAACCTCAGTTTGAAAAGATACTGATAAGGGGTTGAAGAACAAAATAGGTGACATGTtggtgttatttttgttttttgcagtgctgaagattgaacccaaggcctcacacatgctaagcaaatgctctaccactgagctataaaccCCAGACCAGgtgataagtttttaaaaagcaggaggTATGTAATCTTATTACCGATGGGTATAATTAAACTGGACATTATATGTTCACTGCTGAGGGCCGATTTACACACAGATCAAAGGAAGTTGGCTTTCTGGAGTCTCCTGAAGCATAAATAACATCCGTGACCACGAAGAGTTTTCCTCACATATGGCAAGGGCAGATGCTGTGATGTCATCCTGGGGACTTTGATGTTTTTGGCTGAACTCTCCTACACTGGGTCCAGGCCTCCAACAGGTTCTTCACCCCTGTCCCCTTGGTTGGCAGTTGATGAGTTGGATGTTTTGTGattcattttataaacaagaTGTAAAAGGCCATTACAATGCAGGCGATTGCCACAGCAGCATGCAGCCTGGTTCCAATCACAGCAGCTTTGTAAAACACACCCCAAACTCCCTTCTTCTCTGATAGCAGCCAGGTTTTGAGACGAGGTACTTTCTTGAAGTAGGCACAGGTGCAAACAAAGAGCAAACCAAATACCTGAATCCCATCCAAGGAGTACATGTTAGTCATGGTGACTAGGACCAGGCCTGGGTAAGGGTCGGGGTTCAGTGGTGGTAGCGGCGAAGGCAGGGAAGCggtaaattactttttaaaagaaagcatgtgggctggggttgcagctcagtggtaaagcacttgcttagcacgtgtgaggcactgggttcaattcagcaccgcatagaaataaataaataaaaataagtattgtgttcatctacaactaaaaaaattaaaagaaaaaagaatgtgggggtcagcacagtggacaCAGTTTATAGAAGTAGCCCCCTAACCTCTTGTTCCCTCTACTTACATCTGTTTGTTATCTATCACTCCCCACTGTAGCTTGAGCATTTTTCCTAAACTGCAAATCTGTTACTACACCATTAGTTCTCTTCAAGGTTTCCCATTAGATCAAGTCCAAACCCCCTTAGCATTTGTGGTCCTATGTCAAGAGGCAAAGAGTTGGAGAGGCCTTGTTTGGATCAACACTTCCTATCATGGTTCTGAGTACCAGGTGCCTACATATTCCATATTCTGGCTGAGAAAAAGCTTCAGATCAAATCCCCTTCTCAAAGATTCctaaagcaacaacaacaacaaaactttgaaaaatttctAAAGCTAATAAACAGCTGAGAAACACCACCATAAAGAAAACCTATTTGACTTTACCCCTACCCACTTTATGGAAAAATTCATTTGGCTCAGGGAAGTCCCAGGGAGAAACTGGGAAAATCCAGGTAATTGGCTCATCACCTTGGACACAAAATCTACTTAGCTGTAATAGGGTTACATGCACTTGCTTCAGGGAGCAAGCAAGGAAAAGTAAGCATATTGAGCTTGTATATGCAAAAGCTCTCAGAAAAAGGTTAAAATTTCTGCCACTTGCCAAAAACATGAGGGTAGTCAAAAATTTGAGAGAATgttaaaatgatcaattttttttttttttttttttttttttttttgcagtacagggaattgaacccagggccttgagcttgcaaggcaagcactctaccaactaagcgatatccccagccctcaattttcTTCTTATAACATAGGTTATGGGTGCATAATCTGCTTTAACTCAATAAGACTGTAACTTCTTTTGTGATAtaaaatttccaattaaaattctacAGTAAAGTTTTGCATAGGCCTGGGCATAGGAAGCCAACTACCTATGGGCCTAAGCCACAGCCAAAGCTGTGCCCCCACACTAGAAGACAGAGGAACCAAAACCTCTACCGGGAGAGCTCTCCCAGCTAGCCAGTGGTACCCTACTCAGTAAGCCCCCTTTGACTCCTACCCTGTGAGCAGGAACTCCCATTCTTTTAGGAGATTTGGGGCAAGAGTAGTGGCAATGGACTGGTGCACAGTGactgaagctgaggcaggagaatctcaagttcaaggccagcctcagcaattcagctaGACCCTCactcaaataataaaaagggttggggatggagctcaatggtaaagcacctctggattcaatcccccccaaataaaataaatataaaagagagTAGTGGTAGTGATCATCCCTATTGAAAACTAaactcaggaatttttttttcttttttacttttgctaTACAAGAATCAAGGAAGCAcaaggaaaaatggaattattattattattattattattttgggtaccggggattgaactcaggggcactaaaccactgagccacatcccagccctattttgtattttatttagagacagagtctcactgattttgcttaatgcctcactgttactgaggctggttttgaactctcaatcctcgtgtctcagcctcctgagccactaggattaccaTGCCTGGCGAAAAATGGGATTTTTACACACAACTCTTACAATAGTACTTTTTGACAGAACAGGGCAAagcaaacatttctcaaaaatttccacagccaggcacaatggtacatgcctgtaatcccagctaccttggaggcttaggcaggaggatagcaagtttgaggtcagcctgggcagtatactgagatgctgtctcaaaatgaaataaaatttaaaaagggttggggatatagctcagcttgatgatagaatacttgcctagcatgtacaaggccctgggctcaatccccagaatcacccaaaaaaaaaaaaaaaaaagaaagaaaaagaaaaaaaaattccccattGACTCAGATGCAGATAGAGGAATAAAGACTTAGTTCTGGATTTTTCAAGAAGCCTACGTCATGCGGAACTTGTGAAGTGACAGAGAAAGACTCCAAtttctttttaacattaaaaaagttgttctaattagtaagGGCTATAAACTTTAAGGGCAGCATTACACTTTATGACTTTATGGGCATTGCTGACTGGAGAGACAGTCACAAATGCACATTGTCCCAACTTAGATTCTGGCATCTAACTGCCTGTGCTGCAGTTTGAATCATGTCTTATCTggctgaccttgggcaagtgacaaTCTGTCAGCTTCCCTCTCTTCCATTTGTTAAATGGAAACGCGCCTTTAAAGTTATGAGGACACCCTGTTAAATGGAAATGCACCTTTAAAGTTATGAGGACACCCTGTGTTTCACGAGAGATAATGTGAAAGATCACTCAACTCTATGTTGGGGGCTGGAGGAAAATTCAAGGTGAATTTTTAGGGAGATGACGAAGTAGGGTACCTGGGTGGAGCAGCAGGgacaaatgaaaagagaagaatgaagaaataaaaatcaatggtggaatataaaaaagaaggaaagaaagaagtaaggaagaaaggaaggaaggaaggaaggaaagaaagaaggaaggaagggagaaagggaggaagggaagagaaaatgttagatgccaggtgtggtggcatgcacctgtaatcccagttacttgggaggctgaggcagaagaatcacttgagcccagtgGTCCAGGGTTttcaggacagcctgggcaacacaggcagacccagtttcaaaacaaaataaacaaacaacaacaaaacagtgaGCAAAGGGAAAACAAACAGAGAAGGTGAGAACAGGAAGGTGAGAAGCAGCAAATACATCCAGGAGAGAACACTGATTCAATTTATTCCAAGATTTCTCCCCTTCAGAGACCAGTTAcgagttctttctttgttcttccccTTCACCTGAGAGAGGtaggaaagcaatcatgaaaataaatgttcaaatcGCAATGATGAATGGCCCTCTGGAAATGGATTCAGTCAATTAGCAAATAAATACCTCCAGAAGAATTACACTTCTTCCTGGGCCATCAGGGCTACCAGTGCTTCCTGTACCTCATCTGCCTGAGCTGGGGGCAGCAGACAGTCCTGAATGAGGGCCAAGGCAGCCTCCTccgtcaggctactgaagtccTGGGATGTTTTGACAGGGAGGTGGCCAGCCAGTTCACAGAGGGCAACATTGAAAGCCTCACCTTCCTTTATTCCAAAGCAGGACTTTCGGGCCCACAGAATTACTCGGACCCCTGTGAGGGTTGAGGATGGTGATGCCTTTCCAGGTGGAGCTCCCCGGGTCACAAACAAATTATGTGCTATTTCATGGTCAGTGAGATAGTCAGTGGCCCGACATACCCTGCTAATCAAGGTTTCTAAGTCAGGCCCTGGCCTACTAGCATAAAAGAGGAAACCAGGAGCTGGGAGGGCCTGAAGCAGATACAAATGGCCACCTGGGTCCAGAGGCTCACTTGGTGCCCCCTCCACAGGCAATCTGTGGGCCAGGTAATAGCCATGAAGGTGGAGATGGTTCACTGAGGCCAAGCCCCCCAGGCTGTTGAAGCCCACCCGGAAGCCTGGGTGAGAGCTCAGCAACACAGTCTCAAGCCCTGCCCGTAGCACACCAGGTAGCAGGCGCTGGGGTAGTCCCTGGGTAGGCTCAGGAACCAGCAGCACATGGCCCCACTCCAGGGGACTGACATTGATCATCACCAGGATGTCCTCTTGCTGGGCAGCACTACAGTCATTGGGCTTCCGATGGAGACGGAAGAGAACTTCTCCTGGCTGGATCTTATTGAAGTTAAACTGTTCAGGGTCAAATGCCTGCCTCACACTCTTGATGTTCTGGGGACGCCTCCTCTGTACACCTCGTTCCACATTTAGCTGAGCCACAAAACCCACAGCACCAGGAAGGGTTTGAGTTTGCAACTCCCCTAGGCGATAGCGAAAGAGTCCTAGCTCCACCCGCTGCCTCCAGGCAGAGCAGAGGGCAGAGTCAAAGCGTGACAGTGACAGTGTGTCCAGGGTGCTGGGTGCATTCCTTGGCCACTGAATGCCTTCCACTATAAGTTCCTTCTGTTCATAGACAAAGTCAGGGATGCCTTTCTCCTCCCAGTCCGCATTGTTTGGAGGTAGCAAATAAGACGTTTCGTTTGAATCATGCAGAAGAGCCATGGAACTGACCTGAAACAATCCtaagagatgaaaaatacatgAGAGTagtccattttcagaatttttattttcaaataatcttgACTTTTTGTTTGGGTTACAAAagcaatatataatatatatgcctttggtaaaatacttagaaaacacaaaaattgcTCATAATTCCAGTATTTGCAGATGAGCGTATGTctttactaaattaaaaatatagctgGGTGCTGAGGTGCACGTCCGTAATCCctgcggctggggaggctgagacaggaggatggagagttcaaagccaacttcagcaaaattgaggtgctaagcaactcagtgagaccctgtctctaaataaaatacaaaatagggctgaggatgtggctcagtggttgagtgccccttagttcaatccccaatatcctCCCTctgacacacacaaaatatatatatatatggagagacttttttaaaacagttttatatacattcatatgtattcacacacacacatatatacacatacacacacgtgttctatgtatgtgtatatatagagggggagaatagaaaaaaaagataaaagacaacCCTTATTTCacaatgttggcaaagatgtggagaaactggaacccttgcACACTGGAGAGTGAAGTGGTACAGCCACTGGAGGAAAAATTATGGCAGTTCCCCagacaattctttttattttatttatttattttgatactgggaattgtaggggcactttagcactgagctatacccgcagcccttttcaaattttattttgagtctgggtcttgccaagttgctaaggctggcctcaaacttttgatcttgCCTGTCAGCCTCTGAAATCATTGGGGTTGTAGGCGTGTGTCACCAAGCCTGGCAATATAATAAATcgtatttgttttataaatattgtttgtgtgtatggagctgcagattgaacccagggcctggcatgtgtgagccaagtgctctaccattaaactacatccccagcaattaaaaaaattttagcagggcatggtgatgcatgtcCATAATCCTAGTaagttgggagactgagacaagaaaatcagcaacttagtgagaccctgtttaaaaaaaaaaaaagctggggatgtacctcagtggtagggACCCCtaagttcagtccctagtaccccccaaaaaaaactctTTGTAAAGAGattaagatggcaaattttatattatgcatatgtttgcacaatttaaaaacattttttaaaaagtgtgtctCAAAATGGATTTAAGAAATTCgagagtgcttgcttcgcaagcacaaggccctgggttcaatccccagtaccacaaaaaaaaaaaaaaaagaaattcaattattTGCTATTTACCTGAGCTATATCTAAGACagtattcacttattcattcattcattcaggatAAACACCTACCTAATGTCCACTACTGGGGGCACCTGTTCTGTATGCTTGCTCAATTCATCTCAGACCACTCTCCCCACTTCCCACTCTTCCTAAGTTTGTCCCTGCTCAGGGCTTCAGTACTTTCTGTTCctttaactcaaaataaaatatccttgaggccagggatatagctcagttggtagagtgcttgccttgcatgcacaaggccctggattcaatctccagcaccacacacacacacacacacacacacacacacacacacacaaatcctttTCCCAGATTTTCTTCACATGGCTGGCTCCTTCCGGTCTCAGATTATAAATCATTGCCTTGGTGAAATCTATATTGCCATCCTATTGAAGGTcccaaagaaacaggaagaaagaaagaatattacaagcaggaaaaaaaagtcttgttaaacatgaaaaaagtaaaatgaactgTAAATCCAAGAGTTGATACTCTGACAAAATTGTAACCAATATACCTGTTATCCCTGTTACTAAGGAGGAAAAGGTCAGAGGATGGCaagtctgggcaacttggcaaaacaatgtctcaaaataaaattaaaaagggctaagaatgtagttcagtggaagacaACTTGCCTGGCATCATGTGCAAGGCTCACAGGCACAAAAATGTAACCAATAAACAAACCTTTGAGAATCaaaccaagaaataaaactacaatCAGAATgagaagattttgttttgttttaatggtggtgctaaggatcaaccccagggcctcatgaatgctaggcaagtgctttacaactgagctaaaCCTCAAACTGAGCTAAAGCTTTTGAtaaactacttttttaaaaagtagttttttgttatcaatgaacctttatttcatttatttacatgcagtgcagagaatcaaacccagggcctcacacatgctaggtaagcactccaccactgagccacaaccccttaAACGAGTTTTAATGTATATCAGaacatggcacatgcctgtaatctccatgacttgggaggctgaggaagaaggatcacaagttcaaagtcattcttggcaacttactgagacccttgtctcaaaataaaaaataaaacaggctggggatatagcttagtggttgagtgcccttgggtttgatccccaataaaaaacacacacacacatacatatacacacacccacacccacacacaatgTATGTTAGGAACTCAATTTTATCAATGATTAGGTAAAAAAAAGGACAATCTGCTAACCAGATTCACTAAGGACTACCACGTACGTGATTCAGAATACCTATTTAATAATTTACAATGAGAAATGTGCCAAGTGGCACAAAATCTACCAGGAATCAAAGTGAACATCAGAAGTTTATTCAGTAAAGGAAGATTCAGAACCAAGTGAGGTGAATGGGAGATCTAGATGACAGCTGGTCATCATGTCACAAGGTAAATTTCCACATCTTCCTGTGAATCAACTATGCAGTCAGTTACCCCTGGTTGGTCAGCCTTTCCTGGTCTCAGTCTTACACAGGAGCCAGAGTGACAGATTCTTGCTTGTctatttttttgcttgtttttaattatttttttagttgtcaatggatgtcacggtttggatgtgagatgtcccccaaaagctcacatgtgagacaatgcaggaaggttcagaggattaggttgtaagagtcttaacccaattagtgaattaatccctgatgggagtAATTGAAGTGGTacggtgtggctggaagaggtgggaattgggacgtggctatggggtatatattttgtaactggagagcggagttctctctctgcttcctgatcacaaagtgagctgcttctctctgccacactcttcctccgtgatgttctgtctcacttcaaaccctgaggaatggagccagccttctatggactaagacctccgaaactgtgaaccctcaaataaactcttcctcctctacagttgtgatggtcaggtcatttagttacagcagtgaaaaagctgactaaaacaattgacctttatttatttatttgtggtgctgagaatttaatccaatgcctcacacatgctaggcaagcgctccaccactgagatacaaccccaacccttgtctattgttttaataACAGAAGATCAACCCTTTCTTGGATAGAAAGGGCCTactttcaagagaaaaataatcagGTTGGGATGGTGCTGCACCCCAATCACTTTCACTGGTTTTGGTGTTTCTATAACTCTGTAGTTTCCACTGCATGGAGTGTAACATTTCCACAAATGTGGGACTCATGCGTTGATATAGTGTCTTAACAGTCACTCTCAAATGATCACATTATTATATgaagtgctgggaaaactagagtCACTCAGTAAACACCAAATAACTGTCTCACATCAGGTCCTGGTTCTCACA
The Sciurus carolinensis chromosome 2, mSciCar1.2, whole genome shotgun sequence DNA segment above includes these coding regions:
- the LOC124977688 gene encoding protein kish-B-like gives rise to the protein MTNMYSLDGIQVFGLLFVCTCAYFKKVPRLKTWLLSEKKGVWGVFYKAAVIGTRLHAAVAIACIVMAFYILFIK
- the Gdpgp1 gene encoding GDP-D-glucose phosphorylase 1, which gives rise to MALLHDSNETSYLLPPNNADWEEKGIPDFVYEQKELIVEGIQWPRNAPSTLDTLSLSRFDSALCSAWRQRVELGLFRYRLGELQTQTLPGAVGFVAQLNVERGVQRRRPQNIKSVRQAFDPEQFNFNKIQPGEVLFRLHRKPNDCSAAQQEDILVMINVSPLEWGHVLLVPEPTQGLPQRLLPGVLRAGLETVLLSSHPGFRVGFNSLGGLASVNHLHLHGYYLAHRLPVEGAPSEPLDPGGHLYLLQALPAPGFLFYASRPGPDLETLISRVCRATDYLTDHEIAHNLFVTRGAPPGKASPSSTLTGVRVILWARKSCFGIKEGEAFNVALCELAGHLPVKTSQDFSSLTEEAALALIQDCLLPPAQADEVQEALVALMAQEEV